The proteins below are encoded in one region of Salvelinus namaycush isolate Seneca chromosome 32, SaNama_1.0, whole genome shotgun sequence:
- the LOC120027267 gene encoding pygopus homolog 2-like isoform X1 produces MAAESGRLLAGQGQGKRGKGGQMKSPEKRKRKSNAQGAGGAFSHLSEFAPPPTPMVDHLVASNPFDDDFCPPSLPSRPGGAGVPGGGPFLPSPGAGGGGVLYGGGGRIGPGGMGFMGGPGGGPGGPGRRPPFGPGPPNAGPHHQLGFGGMPGFGGGGGGGGFPGPGGPSQFNMPPNFSPPMHPGPGFNPMLSPGGMGGPGGGPPHPRFGMPPQQHGQGGHPFNSPPLPGGGGPRGPPHGPMNPMGGMPGGMNMMGGMGVGPGGNMGGIPGLPPQGQFPPSQDGPYPGLSPPGPGNDEGKNFGGGGPQSGPPQQQPNLNTSGPPGPNNTPPGPPNSGPPQPGGGFPDQQPNTPGQPPSAPPQSNPNSSPTGPLNGSQPLQPPPNQLQGPNSANAPSSNNPSQQQSTPPNSSLGSTLYNQQNNAPGGGSMPNAPPNSAQNNMTNNSSGVNTPGSNPNPPSNSTPNTQSPLPPGPANPSTGPGSGPGKLGGPGMVFPCGFCLSEVHDDQDAILCEASCQRWFHRDCTGLTEPAYGLLTRESSAVWACDFCLKTKEIQAVYVRQGLGQLVAANEG; encoded by the exons GTGGACAGATGAAGAGtccagagaagaggaagagaaaatCCAACGCTCAG GGGGCCGGTGGCGCGTTCTCCCACCTCTCTGAGTTTGCGCCCCCTCCTACCCCCATGGTGGATCACCTGGTTGCCTCCAACCCTTTTGATGATGACTTTTGCCCCCCGTCGCTGCCGTCCCGACCTGGTGGGGCTGGAGTTCCAGGAGGGGGTCCCTTTCTCCCGAGCCCCGGGGCAGGTGGAGGAGGGGTTCTATATGGGGGTGGAGGCAGGATAGGCCCCGGGGGCATGGGCTTCATGGGGGGCCCCGGGGGAGGCCCTGGAGGACCAGGACGGAGACCGCCCTTTGGCCCAGGACCACCCAACGCAGGACCGCACCACCAGCTGGGCTTTGGGGGGATGCCTGGCTTTGGGGGTGGAGGTGGCGGAGGAGGTTTCCCGGGACCCGGGGGTCCTTCGCAATTTAACATGCCCCCCAATTTCAGTCCGCCCATGCACCCGGGACCGGGGTTCAACCCTATGCTGTCCCCTGGTGGTATGGGGGGTCCTGGAGGAGGGCCACCACACCCTCGGTTTGGGATGCCCCCGCAGCAGCACGGACAGGGTGGGCACCCCTTCAACAGCCCCCCTTTGCCCGGTGGCGGAGGCCCCAGGGGACCCCCCCATGGCCCCATGAACCCCATGGGGGGCATGCCTGGTGGGATGAACATGATGGGGGGCATGGGCGTTGGCCCAGGAGGAAACATGGGAGGGATTCCAGGTTTACCCCCTCAAGGACAGTTCCCTCCCTCACAGGATGGGCCATACCCAGGCCTCAGCCCCCCGGGCCCAGGGAACGATGAGGGGAAGAACTTTGGCGGAGGTGGGCCCCAGTCTGGGCCTCCGCAGCAGCAGCCTAACTTAAACACCTCTGGTCCACCGGGTCCCAACAACACTCCCCCCGGGCCTCCCAACTCTGGCCCTCCCCAGCCTGGAGGAGGCTTCCCTGACCAGCAGCCCAACACACCCGGCCAGCCCCCCTCAGCACCGCCCCAGTCCAACCCCAACTCCTCCCCCACCGGCCCCCTCAACGGCTCCCAGCCCCTGCAGCCGCCACCCAATCAGCTGCAGGGGCCCAACTCTGCCAACGCCCCCTCCTCCAATAACCCGTCCCAACAGCAGTCAACTCCACCAAATTCTTCCCTTGGCTCCACCCTTTACAACCAGCAGAACAACGCTCCTGGTGGAGGCTCCATGCCAAACGCTCCCCCCAACTCTGCCCAGAACAACATGACCAACAACAGCAGTGGGGTTAACACCCCCGGCAGCAACCCCAACCCCCCTTCCAACTCCACCCCCAACACCCAGTCTCCGCTGCCCCCCGGCCCCGCTAACCCCTCCACTGGCCCAGGCTCCGGTCCAGGGAAGCTGGGCGGCCCGGGCATGGTGTTCCCCTGCGGCTTCTGCCTGTCGGAGGTGCACGACGACCAGGATGCGATCTTGTGTGAGGCGTCGTGCCAGCGCTGGTTCCACCGTGACTGCACGGGCCTGACGGAGCCAGCCTACGGTCTGCTGACCCGAGAGAGCTCTGCTGTCTGGGCCTGCGACTTCTGCCTCAAGACCAAGGAGATCCAAGCTGTGTATGTCCGCCAGGGCTTGGGCCAGCTGGTGGCTGCCAACGAGGGCTGA
- the LOC120027267 gene encoding pygopus homolog 2-like isoform X2 yields the protein MKSPEKRKRKSNAQGAGGAFSHLSEFAPPPTPMVDHLVASNPFDDDFCPPSLPSRPGGAGVPGGGPFLPSPGAGGGGVLYGGGGRIGPGGMGFMGGPGGGPGGPGRRPPFGPGPPNAGPHHQLGFGGMPGFGGGGGGGGFPGPGGPSQFNMPPNFSPPMHPGPGFNPMLSPGGMGGPGGGPPHPRFGMPPQQHGQGGHPFNSPPLPGGGGPRGPPHGPMNPMGGMPGGMNMMGGMGVGPGGNMGGIPGLPPQGQFPPSQDGPYPGLSPPGPGNDEGKNFGGGGPQSGPPQQQPNLNTSGPPGPNNTPPGPPNSGPPQPGGGFPDQQPNTPGQPPSAPPQSNPNSSPTGPLNGSQPLQPPPNQLQGPNSANAPSSNNPSQQQSTPPNSSLGSTLYNQQNNAPGGGSMPNAPPNSAQNNMTNNSSGVNTPGSNPNPPSNSTPNTQSPLPPGPANPSTGPGSGPGKLGGPGMVFPCGFCLSEVHDDQDAILCEASCQRWFHRDCTGLTEPAYGLLTRESSAVWACDFCLKTKEIQAVYVRQGLGQLVAANEG from the exons ATGAAGAGtccagagaagaggaagagaaaatCCAACGCTCAG GGGGCCGGTGGCGCGTTCTCCCACCTCTCTGAGTTTGCGCCCCCTCCTACCCCCATGGTGGATCACCTGGTTGCCTCCAACCCTTTTGATGATGACTTTTGCCCCCCGTCGCTGCCGTCCCGACCTGGTGGGGCTGGAGTTCCAGGAGGGGGTCCCTTTCTCCCGAGCCCCGGGGCAGGTGGAGGAGGGGTTCTATATGGGGGTGGAGGCAGGATAGGCCCCGGGGGCATGGGCTTCATGGGGGGCCCCGGGGGAGGCCCTGGAGGACCAGGACGGAGACCGCCCTTTGGCCCAGGACCACCCAACGCAGGACCGCACCACCAGCTGGGCTTTGGGGGGATGCCTGGCTTTGGGGGTGGAGGTGGCGGAGGAGGTTTCCCGGGACCCGGGGGTCCTTCGCAATTTAACATGCCCCCCAATTTCAGTCCGCCCATGCACCCGGGACCGGGGTTCAACCCTATGCTGTCCCCTGGTGGTATGGGGGGTCCTGGAGGAGGGCCACCACACCCTCGGTTTGGGATGCCCCCGCAGCAGCACGGACAGGGTGGGCACCCCTTCAACAGCCCCCCTTTGCCCGGTGGCGGAGGCCCCAGGGGACCCCCCCATGGCCCCATGAACCCCATGGGGGGCATGCCTGGTGGGATGAACATGATGGGGGGCATGGGCGTTGGCCCAGGAGGAAACATGGGAGGGATTCCAGGTTTACCCCCTCAAGGACAGTTCCCTCCCTCACAGGATGGGCCATACCCAGGCCTCAGCCCCCCGGGCCCAGGGAACGATGAGGGGAAGAACTTTGGCGGAGGTGGGCCCCAGTCTGGGCCTCCGCAGCAGCAGCCTAACTTAAACACCTCTGGTCCACCGGGTCCCAACAACACTCCCCCCGGGCCTCCCAACTCTGGCCCTCCCCAGCCTGGAGGAGGCTTCCCTGACCAGCAGCCCAACACACCCGGCCAGCCCCCCTCAGCACCGCCCCAGTCCAACCCCAACTCCTCCCCCACCGGCCCCCTCAACGGCTCCCAGCCCCTGCAGCCGCCACCCAATCAGCTGCAGGGGCCCAACTCTGCCAACGCCCCCTCCTCCAATAACCCGTCCCAACAGCAGTCAACTCCACCAAATTCTTCCCTTGGCTCCACCCTTTACAACCAGCAGAACAACGCTCCTGGTGGAGGCTCCATGCCAAACGCTCCCCCCAACTCTGCCCAGAACAACATGACCAACAACAGCAGTGGGGTTAACACCCCCGGCAGCAACCCCAACCCCCCTTCCAACTCCACCCCCAACACCCAGTCTCCGCTGCCCCCCGGCCCCGCTAACCCCTCCACTGGCCCAGGCTCCGGTCCAGGGAAGCTGGGCGGCCCGGGCATGGTGTTCCCCTGCGGCTTCTGCCTGTCGGAGGTGCACGACGACCAGGATGCGATCTTGTGTGAGGCGTCGTGCCAGCGCTGGTTCCACCGTGACTGCACGGGCCTGACGGAGCCAGCCTACGGTCTGCTGACCCGAGAGAGCTCTGCTGTCTGGGCCTGCGACTTCTGCCTCAAGACCAAGGAGATCCAAGCTGTGTATGTCCGCCAGGGCTTGGGCCAGCTGGTGGCTGCCAACGAGGGCTGA